In Centropristis striata isolate RG_2023a ecotype Rhode Island chromosome 1, C.striata_1.0, whole genome shotgun sequence, one DNA window encodes the following:
- the ugdh gene encoding UDP-glucose 6-dehydrogenase, with amino-acid sequence MFQIKRICCIGAGYVGGPTCSVIAHMCPEITVTVVDVNESRINAWNSDTLPIYEPGLKEVVESCRGRNLFFSTDIDSAIKGADLVFISVNTPTKTYGMGKGRAADLKFIEACARRIVEVSDGYKIVTEKSTVPVRAAESIRRIFDANTKPSLNLHVLSNPEFLAEGTAVRDLKEPDRVLIGGDETAEGQRAIRALCAVYEHWVPKSRIITTNTWSSELSKLAANAFLAQRISSINSISALCEATGADVEEVAKAIGMDQRIGSKFLKASVGFGGSCFQKDVLNLVYLCEALNLPEVASYWQQVIDMNEYQRRRFACRIIDCLFNTVTGKKIALLGFSFKKDTGDTRESSSIYISKYLMDEGAKLFIYDPKVLKEQIIHDLSQPNISEDNPERVSELVTVTSDPYEACQSAHALVICTEWDMFKELDYEKIYKKMLKPAFIFDGRRVLDHLHPHLQSIGFQIETIGKKVTVTRIPYTPAAVGPRITATEPPIKKAKV; translated from the exons ATGTTTCAAATAAAGAGGATCTGTTGCATTGGTGCTGGGTATGTTGGAGGCCCAACATGTAGTGTGATCGCTCATATGTGTCCAGAGATCACAGTGACCGTCGTGGATGTCAATGAGTCCCGCATCAATGCCTGGAACTCGGACACTCTGCCCATATACGAG CCGGGCCTGAAAGAGGTGGTTGAATCATGCAGAGGGAGAAATTTGTTTTTCTCTACAGACATAGACTCAGCCATCAAGGGTGCAGACCTCGTCTTTATCTCT GTGAACACCCCCACCAAGACCTATGGGATGGGGAAGGGTCGTGCAGCTGACCTCAAGTTCATCGAGGCGTGTGCTCGGCGGATCGTGGAGGTGTCTGATGGCTACAAGATTGTCACAGAGAAGAGCACAGTTCCAGTTCGAGCCGCTGAGAGCATTAGACGGATATTTGATGCCAATACCAAGCCCAGCCTCAACCTACAT GTGCTGTCCAACCCAGAGTTCCTTGCAGAAGGAACAGCAGTGCGTGATCTGAAGGAGCCAGACCGCGTCCTGATTGGTGGAGATGAAACTGCTGAAGGTCAAAGAGCAATCAGAGCGTTGTGCGCCGTCTATGAACACTGGGTGCCCAAATCACGCATCATCACCACCAACACATGGTCGTCTGAGCTATCAAAACTG gcaGCCAATGCATTCCTGGCACAGCGAATCAGCAGCATCAACAGTATCAGCGCTCTCTGCGAGGCCACTGGCGCCGATGTAGAGGAGGTTGCCAAGGCGATTGGTATGGACCAGAGAATAGGCAGCAAGTTTCTCAAAGCCAGCGTAG GTTTTGGTGGAAGCTGTTTCCAAAAGGACGTGCTAAACTTGGTCTACCTGTGCGAGGCCCTCAACCTGCCTGAAGTAGCCTCCTACTGGCAGCAg GTGATCGACATGAATGAGTACCAAAGGCGGCGGTTTGCCTGCAGGATTATTGATTGCCTCTTCAACACGGTTACTGGTAAAAAGATTGCTCTGCTGGGCTTCtccttcaaaaaagacacaggtgacACAAG GGAGTCGTCCAGTATCTACATCTCTAAGTACCTgatggatgagggagccaagctGTTCATCTACGACCCCAAAGTTCTTAAGGAACAAATCATACATGACCTCTCCCAGCCTAACATCTCAGAGGACAATCCAGAAAGAG ttTCTGAGCTGGTGACTGTGACCTCAGACCCGTACGAGGCCTGCCAGAGTGCACATGCACTGGTCATCTGCACTGAGTGGGACATGTTCAAG GAGCTGGACTATGAGAAGATTTACAAGAAGATGCTGAAGCCGGCTTTCATATTTGATGGTCGCAGAGTGCTGGACCACCTGCACCCTCACCTGCAGAGCATCGGCTTCCAG ATTGAAACCATCGGTAAGAAAGTGACCGTAACACGAATCCCCTACACGCCGGCAGCTGTCGGTCCTCGCATCACTGCCACTGAACCTCCCATCAAGAAAGCCAAAGTCTAA